The genome window CGCAACGGCCTGATTGAACCTGTCCCCGCCGGTCTCGAAGGAGAGATTCTGGCCGATGCGCAGGCCGAAGTAATCCTCCGGCCACCGGGGCCTGGAGGCCTTGAGCACATCCTTGTTGCAGAATACAGCGGTTTCCTCCTCCAGGATGGGCACGGAATATTCATCCAGGTACGGCCGCTCCTCCGGACGATAATAGGGAGGAAACACGGCAAAGACCTCTCCGTTGGCCGCGGCTTCCAGCAGTTTTTTCCAGGGAAGCAGGCGAATCTCGATCAGAAAGCCCTCCATCCGGTTCCCGGCCTCCAGAAGGATATCCGCGTAGATGCCGCGCATGCGGCCGTCGATCCGGTAGCTGTAGGGCGGGTAGGCGTCGTCCCCATAGACCACGACAACCTCTTCCCCGGCCTGGGCCGATCCGCAGCAGACAGCGCCCGCCAATAGCAGGGCGCATAGAAACGACAGGATTCCTTTCATGGCAAAGTCTCGGGACACGACAACAATACCTCCCCTTCGTGCATTGGCGGCCGGCTGAACGGCGGACCGGCCATCGTGCGTTCATGATGCGCAAAACAACCGCTCCAAGGAATTATTATTCCCCGCCCGAAAACGTCAAAGGCCCCGGCGATCTGAACCGCCGGGGCCGAATATCCGAATAGGGTGCGTCCTACTTGAGGTACTTGTCCTGGATCGACTGGACCGTGCCGTCGGCCTTCAGGGCGTCCAGGGCGGCCTGGAACTGTGCAAGGAGGTCGTCGGAAACGCTCTTGTTGAAGGCAAAGTTCAGGGTGCCTTCCTGCAGGACATAGGCGACTTCATAGTCGGCGGGATTCAGGCCGGCCATCTTGAGCTGGTACTTGGCCGAAGACTCTTCGTAGGCCCAGGCGTCGATGCGTCCGGCGTTGAGCTTCTTGATGTTG of Salidesulfovibrio onnuriiensis contains these proteins:
- a CDS encoding substrate-binding periplasmic protein; this translates as MKGILSFLCALLLAGAVCCGSAQAGEEVVVVYGDDAYPPYSYRIDGRMRGIYADILLEAGNRMEGFLIEIRLLPWKKLLEAAANGEVFAVFPPYYRPEERPYLDEYSVPILEEETAVFCNKDVLKASRPRWPEDYFGLRIGQNLSFETGGDRFNQAVADGDITVEALHGTEDNVRKLLAGEVDCYINDRNAVYWTIKQQNQGDYPYRYGILQGAVIHREQGYLAYSHDFGASYRARFMTEFDRAIASMRADGLIEKIVRSYIH